ACACaaaattaatcaaagaatcctcaaagtatcatggtttccataaaaatattaagcagtacagctTTTTTccacattgatgataatcagaaatgtttcctgagcaccaaagtaccaaattagcatattagaatgatttatgactaatgatgtggcactgaagactgaaataatatcTGCTGAAAGCCACCTTtgccttcacagaaataaattacatttaaaaatatattaaaaacaaaattaagcaaatatatattaccaaaaaaaatactattttaaattgcaatttctctttcatttttgattaataaatgaaGATGTGGtaagcacaagagacttctttcaaacaaacaaacaaaaaaaaaaaatctcacccaccccaaacttttggatgATAACACAATCTGCAATCTGTTATATTTGCActtcatttctaaaaaaaaaatgtttgactaGGAATGCTgattaacataaataaatgtaaccagGGAAGTATTACCGGATGAGAGTCTGAAAGGTCTCTAAACGTTCCTTTCTTTCCCATTAGTTTTCTGTAAACCACCATAGGGAAGTGCACATCAAGAATGCAGTTATTGTAGATAGCTAAGCCCAAGACGATGCCTATCAATGTGAACTGGCCTTCAGTTTCAAACGATGAAGGGTTGAACCAGAAAAGTTTTGTGATTTCATCATAGGTAAACATGCCTGTGGGTGAAACGGAAAGAGAAAGTGTAAGACCAGGGTGCACAACAGATCCTCATCTCACACTCTCCGAATCAATAAGTTCATCAATATCAATAAAACAAGTTCTAAGAGgaacattaaccctctggagtccaagggtatttttggggcctggagaagttttgtcatgccctgacatttgtgccgttttcagtttcttataaatatctaaatggcttaagtctaatctcactgtaattagcacaaactgggctataataatatgtgcgCAGCATGTATGTACTTGACAgtgtttttttgagaaaaaaaatgttatgcatggttagtgaaaaactaaacatcttaaatcacttgaataaggccataaaacacatacatatcattggttcccaggacttttgagaactggagcctGTAGCCTAGAATTTGtctttctaaatgatgtgaaaatcatcttgtttactcactcacagaaaacaatatattgatttaaattttctaagacacattttgttggtaaaagtcatatgcgagtagacGTCAACTataatgaatatcattgtgatttacacctgagaaaacAAAGGCCTGcgtaatgagctgcataatgagcctctcagtcagctgtgtcactgagagggaggagttacaagaaagaatgtgatgacaaaataaatgatataattttatgtttctagtttatttagaatatatttaattatcccacaacataatttaatattcacttgcgagtgcagttaaacagtttattaggaacaatcaaagctgactttcaaactaaattttttgcatcattacttcagtcacaTTACTACAGtccgtgaaaaacggacatcgtgttgttttcatatggattacttaatcacagaatatttgttctcggcagcacttgtttagtttaaaagtagacatgtcaggctttctatagatatctctctcatgtctcttcgttgagtattaactgagttacagttcattttaatgacgcgtgtctaaatgaagatcaacgcagacaaaggctgcagacagcacaccttgtttgttatctttatactgtatacaaaacaagtagaccctttacagattcgattgatgtattgttcttatctgtacgatcaaaactgaaagtgtaatttaagttcttttcagggttatcagaagaaaatgcctcataacacgTATATGCGTTAaacgacttcagagggttaagcCAACTAGTGCAGATCCATTCCAGTATCAATGAATAGAAATCAAACGGATTAAGCTTTACATTAGTATGGGTAAGAAAAGCCAAAGAGTATATTAAACAAGTCAAGTAGGAAATATTTGATGATAATTACCTATATCTGGGTTAAAGATCTCCTCTACGACCAGTTGAAAGAACTCTTTGGATACTCCCCCTTCGTCTACTCCCTGCTCTCCCTCAAACTCCACATACAGCTGTTTCTTCAGGTCTGCTGGGTTTTCCATGGCAATCATCTCCAACTAAAACCAATCACATATTCATCACAAATGATAAATAATACGTGAGAAATCACTAGAAAACAACATTTGTCTTTGAAAGCTCTTTGGCACCTACCCTGACAAGAGCATCATCTATGACGTGGTCTCTGCGCACTTTGAGTCGCAGGTAAGGGTTCAGCTGTTGTCCCTGCACTAAACTGTAGAGGGCCGTTATCCTGCGCTCGCTGTACATCCGGATCCGGTTGTCATAGTACAGGCCTAGATTCTTAGTCACAGCGTTAAGAATGAACGGGCAGGTCATAAAGGAGAACTTGCTTTCTGTCTCCACCTTGAAGAAGGTGTAGTCTTTGTCCATTTCAAGAACCTCATTGAGCGGTTCGTTGATGAACTCCTCGTACGGGATGAGGGGTTTTCGACAGTCCGAGGCACGAATGCCCAGTTCTGTCTCTAGTGGATCCACCCGAGGGCCTTTCTTGTTGCGCCGTTCCTCGCCGAGCAGTTCCTGCAGGGTCAGCTCGCTGGACTCCGGGATCGGTTCGTCATCCTCCTCCTCGTTGTGACCCATGTCTAGGTCACCACCCAGCACATTTGCATAGTAGACGATTTTCAAGCACTTGGTGGCTGCCACCACACCATCATCCTCGTTGACAAGGTTGTCGCTGCTGAACTCGTTGCTGATAACCGTGTAGGTAATAAGCTGCTGGAAAGTCTCGAGCAGACGTCGGATCTGGTCTGCGCCATACTGCGACCACAACAGCGCAAGCTTGGCCAGAGCCGGAAGAGGTAGCTTGCTCATTGCCTTGCAGAATTGTGGCAGGGCGATTTCTAAGTATTCTGGACTGTGGAGGTTACTGTTCTCCATGACGATGATGAAGACGTTCAGGTAATTAGGGTCGGCGGCATACACGTTGTGGTAGGTGAGGTCACACTCTACATTGGGCGACAGGTAGACTAACGCGTTGAGGAATGCTGCTTCGATCTTCTCATTTGATAATAGTCTGTCATACACTCTTCTTACTGCATCAATGTCTACAGAAACTTCGACGGGACCAAACTTTTGGACATTGTTTTCTTCGTGAGATGGCCCGTCTCCACTTGACGCAGAGGCTTCGGGTTCCACCTCCATGGCTGTGGACGAACCAGAGGCCGTTTCCTTCTCATCTTCATCTTTGTCCTCATCCTTGGCCTGAAGGGACTTGAGCTCTTCCTTGGTGTGTTGATTCGCCTTGCGGAAACTCTGGACCAGACTCTCCGCGCTTGAGAAAACCCTACCGATGACACGGATTAGAGGAGAATAGTCCTCTGTCTCACTGCAGAGGCTTAGGATTTCATACACCTTCTCCTCTGTCAAGTTATTCAGATCTGCAAAAGAATATGGTAAagaataagtgaaaaaaaaaaaaaaaaaaagatttgtgtcAAACTAGCTTTCTccgtgttcctgtagctcaactggtagagctttgcattagcaagtgcaaggttgggggttcgaatcccaggaaACACATGATAGTAAAAAATTGTTAGTCTGAATGCAatgaaagtcgctttggataaaagcgtctgctaaatgcatacattaaaatttaattttaaatttccaCCTTCATAGTGTGCACGCATCTTTTTTTCAACTTTTCATTTCTAAAACTTCTAATTTAATTGCTTTGTTCCTCAATCCTGAATTTTAACTTGAAAAATATGATGCTCTGTTCACCTAATTGAGCAATACTAAATGACTGTTTATTCAATTTGTGatgtatattaaatacatattaatattaaGGTTTAAAAGTTTATTCAGTAGCACATTTGTGGTATCAAAAATTATAGCGTCACatcttttagtatttttattttctctatttaattgtattttttattttactcataacaaagcatttgtgaccctggaccacaaaaccagtcataaatcacatgggtgtatttgtagcaatagccaacaacaacacattgtatgggtcataattatctatttttcttttatgccaaaaatcattaggatattaagtaaagatcatgttccatgaaggtattttgttaatttttttattagtaatatgcattgctgagaacttCAATTGTTTTGCAcccatattttcaaatagttgtatctccaAATGTTCTCCCtacctaacaaaccatacatccatgaaaagcttatttattcagctttcagattatgaaAATTGACCCTTCTGTATTTGTTTTCCAGGCTCACATTTTGGAAATTGCATTGTGCATATAAGATTTGTGGTTCGTTCCTTTcctgatcccccccccccccccctaaccaacaaaaaaaatcataatgttgACTAAGTGTGACAATGTGTTCACCTCTAAAGTCCTCCCTTGCGGGCTGTAGGTCCTTATGGTTCATCTTCCCGTTGCTGCAAGCAGAGAAGTTGTGAGCTCCTTTGGCACTGTTCTCCGGGAAGGCTGAACTGGCTCCTTTCTTAGAGGGATGAGGATCACACAGTTTGGCATTATTCTTATATAACTCCAGGGCCTTGATGGCCGCTGCATTGTTATCCATGCGCTGGAAACCCGGAGAAGAGCCACAAGCCTCATTCGTGCAGGCCTCATTTCCACAGCCCTCTGTTAACTGGTGGTAGTAGCGCTCAATTAAATGCTTTGCAGCCGCTCGCTTCCTGTATCAGACATTCAAACAGGACAGCAGGGGCATTAGTATGGatcaatcctgaaaaaaagttcaCAACAGTGCAAATATTTCTATACTTTTATATCTCAAATAAAACCAtccatttgaatttctcaacagccattaaaacattgatttttGCATGTGCACATGATGGAATTAGACTTTTCTATACGTGGATGAACTTCGGGTTACATGTCACCAATGTAATTCATGTCAACACAATAATGTTGAGGtcttttaaaataatgcatattttatgcACATTGTGTACTTCCAATAgttttactgtataaaaaaatgataaaattaatAGTGCTTTTCAACCAGTAATTACAGTAACTCTTAATGTGCGGTCACATTAGCAAAAGATCTGCACAATTATGCAGGGGAAAAAGTTCACTGTGAATAGTAAATCACTGTTCACACTTTCAAACCCAGCAGCTTCCTGTTGGTCAAAGTGGCAAATTCACGTGACCAAAAGTGGGGAACTTTTTCACCCTCACGTGACACTCTTGACTGTGTGTGGATTCCTGTTGAAATTAATGGATTTCTCCAGCAAAATGCTGCCTAGCAATGGTATATGTGACCACACCTTCAGGAGAATCAAGTGTTTGCTTATTCTTAGTGTGACCAAAACCAAAACtgaaactgtcatcatttactcagcctcaagtcgttccaaacctgtatatgaatttctttctttctttgaacacaaaagatgatattctgaagaatgctggtaaccaaacagatgATGATAGTATTGTTGtccatagaagtcaatggctatggAAATCATTAGCTACTGTCAACCATTTGGTTagcaaaattattcaaaatatcagtAGAACAAAGAAccgaagggtgagtaaatgatgaaagaatgtacattttttggtaaacacacacacatatagtgttcctgtagctcaattggtagagcactgccttatcaagcgcaaggttgggggttcgattcgcCGGGAACACATgaaaggtaaaaattgatagcctgaatgcactgtaggtcgctttggataaaagcatctgctaaatgcataaattatatatatatatatatatatatatatatatatatatatatatatatatatatatatatatataaaaaaaacaggaacACACAAAAATAACCAATCAGCATTTAATTTTGAACGTCAGTCAAGACAAGATATGATACCCATGAAAACAGTCATTTAACACAGGTATAGACAAAGAAACTTACATTAGACTTGCTTGAAGTTTCCGATATCACACTCTTCTGCAGCTCTGAACTCTAAAGAGACCAAAAGTTGGTCAGGTAGCAATCCTGCAGATGAACAGAGAACagtcactcacatacacactgcTATACAGACCAAGATGACTGGAAACAGTTCACTCAGTAATGAGTCAATGACTAATAAAAAGGATAGTTCTTCCAAAAATAGAAACGACCCCATTTAACCCTATTGATCAAAGGTGCTCAAGATTATTGAGAAACACTGTGGTGTTGGTAAACACGAGCCTAACGTGCATGACCGGGAAGAACGTCACCATGAGCAGCGTCTTAAAATCAAACAAGCCGCCTACCTAGACAGTATTCTGAAACCCTACGATGTCCACAATTGCTGTCCAGGTAGTCAGCCCACTAGTTTTGACACAAAGCCCATGTAACCGCAAGAAGAGCAGCGACATAAACCTACACAGAGGCCCGAACTAAAAACATACCGTGTGCTTTTGCAACCGAAACATCCCGTGTACCGGTAAACAGTCAGTGGTTTACCCCGAGCAGAAGGAGCTGAGGCCGCAGTGGGACAGGCAGGGGGGGTATGACAGTGCACAAACAACTTCAgcattgcacacacacatagcCAATCTCCTATGGTTCATTTTAAAACGAACGAACGAAGACCTAATGGTCAGTTATAAAGTGTGCTGATGATCGACGCGTTTAAGGCAGAGTGAAAGCAGCAAATCGTGTTACCTTGCAGTAACTGTCATGGGGAGTAACGTTAATAGCAGGAAAGAGCTGAGTAACTAGTTAGCCTAGCTACAGCTAGCCAGTCTGCCATTTCGAAAACACGAACGGATTATACTTAACGGTTGTTGTTGCATAGTCAAAGGCGAGGGTGTAACTTATTTAGGATATCGGGACTGCACTGATTTCGCTTGTTTACCACAAACCCCTTCCGTCCCTCCCCGGAGCTGTTAGCAGAGCAGCTAACTGGCCTAACAGCGCGTATTACGGCTTCGATCAAGCGCGATCGGGGCGGGAGAAGCGTGATTGATGTTTTGACAGCTTACTTGTGAAGATGTTCTGATGCGGACGAATGAATCTGGTCTCTCAACATCACAATCGCTCCGAGTGCAGCGTGTATTCAACTCCAACCCCTCCACAAAATATTCGCGGCCATCTTGATCAACCGAGGCAAACACGGAGAGCGATCCCACAATGCACCGTGGCACGAGGACGACCATCGGCACAGCGTTCTTCTGGCAGTCAGTCAAGATCGAGATGTGATGAAACCTGAGAAGTTGTGTTTTTATGAGCTGAAATAAACAAAGTTTTAAAACACGCACCAGATGTCTTTCTTTTtaacacatacatttaaaaaacaattgtaaCAATAATATTCATCAGCAGATTGCAGAACCCGAAAGGAAAACTTAAAGAATATAGCTATGCATTTGCTGAAGAAAATACCAGTGCTTGTCTTGGCAGAGGGATTTGGTTTTATCTCAGtgatctttatcttttttttagtcagttcacccaaaatattcataatttattgatgtGTTCTGTGGGAGCTGCAGGTTACATGTTACTCCAGTAGGGGGCAACGGTCAATGTCCTGTCAATCATTCTGATTCTATGAGCACAGATCACAGCTATaatattgttggaatcactttcagatttgtttattttattatttcagcttATGAATGTTAAAAccactgacagccaatcaaaatCCACCCAACTCCAAAGAAGCATTTCAAATTATATGAAATGACAACTGCAcgttttattgtaaaaagttgTTGATgcattgattaccatttgtacaCCGGTTGTAATATTAccacaaataccatggttaaacaaTGGTCAGTCTAGGAAAACAAAGCTTAATTTGTGGTAACCTTGATTTAACTTAGCctattttatttttggtgtttggttttatttgtagtaaaacaatggttaattttcataagtcTATTATGTTTCATAGATGTTCTTGTGATGCTGAGAGAAATACTTTCCCAAACAACATTTTCGGCatgccattttaatttttttatttatttgtacttaatgaatgttttcttaatgttgagagaaaatattattatataatatattacatatattatgaTATGTTTATTGTTCTTGGTAACAGCTCTTTAGTGAGTTACTGATTCAGTTATTCAACCGTTCACTAAAAACACTCGTCCACAAGTCTTTGTGTTTCACAATTCAATATCCAAATACTGCAATGATATCAAATACTGGTATTTaaacactgctctgggtgtgtgttcacagtgtgtgtgtgtgcactttggatggggagtatgggtcactatacttggccgTGTGTCacgtcactctctctctcactcactcactcactcactcactcactcactcactcactcactcactcactcactcactcactcactccactcactcactcactcactcactcactcactcactcactcactcactcactcactccactcATTTTTAATGTTGAGCATTCTGTCAGTATAAAGACATGTTCAAACCAAAAACGATAATTATAAGGAAAactattcttttttatatatatgtaactgTTTGCTGCAGTTATGTCGTCTGTATTAAGGTCTTTTCATGAAAACCTTGAAGAATCATattaacttgtggaaaatgggcatccgataaCCCCTTTAACAAAAAATGCAAAGCATGTGATACAAGCCATTACTGAATGCAAGATCTGTGTATCACAATAACACGATGGTACGACTGCTGTGCAACATGGGAAATTTGTTAGATCTTCGAACATCTGAATCTTATTCCAAGCTTTTCATCACCGTACAATGCATGAACATCATGCGTTAGATTACACATGCATCCCACTGTGTGTTTTGCTTATCTCACAGACCTGCAAGAAAAGCACACATTTTCTTCTGAAAGAGACAAGAGACATCCTGTAAATTCAGAAGAAGCTCTTGTGGGCTTGAATAATGGAAAAGGTGACTGTTTATGATGATGCAGCTGTGGAGAATGAGGATCTCATGAATATAGACAGCTGTTTAGCCCGGAGTCAACACGGTTTGAGATCCCACACCACTCATACAAATCTGCCGCAGCATTATTAGATGGAAAGACTGAACTAATCTGAAGTGTGGAGCTGTCGTGCAGCAATTTTATTGAAAACAAGAGGACAAaactattcatattttttaacatGCAGACTCTCATAACATATGCATGAAACTAGCATGAGATGTCTGCACTAAagatttgagaaaatattttgctatcaatttaaaataaaaaaatttttttttgttagttttgtttagATTAAAAAAGTGCATAACTTATGAACAACACTCAGACCTTCACGGGGAATTctgcacatatacagtatacactcaAGTATACAAGTCAAGGTCTGTGTTGAGGATGTGTTTCCTCATAGACTGATAGTAGGATTTAGGCAATATGTTGGACATAAGCTGGAAATGTTGAACGCACTGATTTGTGGGTTTGGAAATGCAGGATTACAatcattttaaagatttattttaaaccaGACTCATGTGTTCTTAAGTATACAAACAATGAACTTTTTGAAAAACAATCTCAACAGAATGGTTTATCtccaaaatgaagaaaaataaaagctaaactgtcctttatccatttatttcattttcattcctATAGCCTTTTCAAATACCAGAGGTCTAAAAAATTCATGACTCTGCTATGTGTTGATGAATTAGATTTTTCAAGTAATTTATGATTAACAAAATGGAATGCTGAGGGAAAATTCTGTTGCTGTGGAGGAAAAAGTCATATAATCTTAAAGGACATCATGGAATGAATGGCTACATACCTTGAATGATTTCATTTCAAGGAGAAAGGGACATTATAGCTCCCACAAACCAATAAACAAACAGTGTCTGAGGGGTTCTCTCCTTTACCTCTCTATGTGTGCAAATAGCATCAGTCTTCCAAGTTGTACCCTTGAGCCAAGCACATGTGAAGAAAACAGTGTGTTAACAGTTCAGATTTAACCATCAATATGTCAAAATGTCTTCTGTTGGGAAACAGAGCAGTGGGATATACATGCATATGTCACATATTACTAAGTAATCTGCAAAACCaaatacacagaaataaaaagataaatacattttcagaagaaaaaaacattatattatattatattatattatattatattatattatattatattatattatattattagtaatacaaATATGTTAGTAACATATTTTTGGGATGGAGGTATCCAGAATTTGTGTATGTTTGCATGTTCTGAACATAATCTAaaaatgtacaggtgcatctcaataaattagaatgttgtggaaaagttcatttatttcagtaattcaactcaaattgtgaaaacttgtgtattaaagaaattcaatgcacacagactgaagtagtttaagtccttggttcttttaattgtgatgattctggctcacatttaacaaaaacccattcactatctcagtaaattagaatatggtgacgtttttttttttttaacaataattttattttcaaagatttacATACAGATTAAGACAAGAGTTACATTTTTTCATTATGACACACATATATTacctatatatacataaaaaataaaataaataaaataaataaataaataaaaatagtaatacgtAAGTGAACTCCACAATAaccttaaaaatacatacataaatatactaaaataaaaataaaaataaaaataaaaaagaatacagCAATAACATACTTGTCTATATACTTTCAATGTCCATCAATTCCACAAAAGAGTCACCATCTAGACTCTCCAAAAACTCATAAAAAAACTTTCCAGATGGACCAAAATACTTgaagtttgtttttcaaaaaatagGTAATCTTTTCTAAGGCAAGGCATGAGGTCATCCCCTTTATCCATTGAGACACTCCAGGAGTTTCATCTTTTTTCCAAGAACATGCAATTACACGTTTAGCTTCCAGCAAACAGAGATTTAACAACAatctttcatgtttgatcattttaaagTTCAGAGGacaaatatgtaatataatatggtGACATGTTAATCAACTCAAaccacctgcaaaggtttcctgagccttaaaaatggtctctcagtttaattcactaggctacacaatcatggggaagactgatgatctgacagttgtccagaagacaataattgacacctttcacaaggagggtaaaccACAAACATTTTTTGCCGAATAagttggctgttcacagagtgctgtatccaagcatgttaatagAAATTTGAGTGGGaggaaaaagtgtgaaagaaaaagatgaaacTAACTGACAGAAAacagcagccttatgaggattgtcaagcaaaatcgattcaagagtttgagtgaacttcacaaggaatggactgaggctggggtcaaggcatcaagagccaccacacacagacgtgtcaaggaatttgctgaaaccacagacaacgtcagaggcatcttacctgggctaaggagaagaagaactggactgcaGTGCTCCAAAGTCCTAtattcagatgagagcaagttttctatttcatttggaaacctacagtaggtcctagagtctggaggaagggtggagaagctcaagttgcttgaagtccagtgttaagttttcacagtctgtgatgatttgggtgcaatgtcatctgcttgtgttggtccattgtgttttttggaaaccaaagtcaccgCACCCATTTCTCAAGAAATGGTATGCttctttctgctgaccagctttttgaaaatgctgattttattttccagcaggatttgtcacctgcccacactgccaaaagcaccaaaagttggttaaatgagcaTGGtgctggtgtgcttgactggccagcaaactcaccagacctgaaccccatagagaatctatggggtattgtcaagaggaagatgagaaacaagagaccaaacaatgcagatgagctgaaggccactgtcaaagaaatctgggcttccataccacctcagcagtgccacaaactgatcaccttcatgccacgctgaattgaggcagtaattaaagcaaaaggagcccctaccaagtattgagtacatgtacagtaaatgaacatactttccagaaggccaacaattcaataattttttttactgaaccaaaatagaaccaaagacttaaactacttcagtctgtgagcactgtgaatttatttaatacaggagtttcaaaatttgagttgaattactgaaataaaagatcttttccattctaatttattgagatgcactcaATAAATTATTGagattgagatgcacctataatataatataatataatataatataatataatataatataatataatataatataatataatataatataaattgtatattaatatataaatggtttatataattatatgtaatagaattgtttatatattataaatctcATTACCACTGACCGCTCTAGAAAGTACCCTTGGGACAAAATCTTCCTCTCCCGCCATGTTTAAAATTCATAAGGAATATGTTTCCGTTGACCTTTGGAAGAGCAAGTAGGTCCAGTTATATTTGTCATATAGCTGTCCCCTCAGTGCCTCGCTCCCCGTGACCTTTTCAGCAGGCCTGTTTAACAGGGTGATAAACTGCAGCATTAGGAGTAATGCTAGCTGCATCACTGGACTCgcaaatcattttgaaatgatAAAGAGTGGATAGAAAGGGTGCTGGagaatatttctgtattttctctACAGTCTGACGTCCCAATTCTACTAAATTTTACTTAAACTGATTAACTACTTGATTGTACactgtgaaaagtttttttttttttaaagctgtaaataaaacaaagattattggaataTTTTGTAtaagaaaacactatttcagtcttCTACAAGCACAACAAGCACAATTTCAATGTCAGAATGACATTTAGGCATTGAAGGGAGTTTTATTTATTGTCCTCCAACAACTATTCCAGCAAGCACACATCAACAACAAAGGTTTCTTGTCTCGGTTTTGACAGCAAAGACATCACTTCAAGTTTACTGTTTTAACTCACTcagtgtttttgctgtatttaaatgtattaagtcTTCCAGAGGAAACCGTGAGTATTCCTGGTTTGGTGGTAACTGCTTCTTCTTAAAAGAAAGCATCAGCTTGAGTGATTGCAGCGAAAGCCATTGTATCCAGTCTCAGAACAGATATACTTGTAGACATCATCATAATTCATTTGGCGAGATACTAAAAGGTACTTTATAGTGTTCTCAGCATGGCTTAATTGACATTTGATACCTGAACGTGACAAATTATGCGTGAACACTTTAAGCAACATCTGTCCTCTCTTCCCCTGCTGAAACCTCAAAACGGAAGCAGTTCATTCAAGTCTCCTTCCTTCTCTTTGTGTCTACGAAGGTCAGAGGAGACTGAAGAGTTCTAATCATCAGTCTCATAAGTTAATTGATGGCTATTGTTGACGTTGTTCAAGCAGAAGCAGCGAGGAGCAGTCTTCAGTGTGCACATGATAGCTCATCCCTCAGTGCTCTCCTTCTCATCAGCTTTAGAATCTGGTTAAATGGCACTGATGAAGAAGCGCTCATCAATCAGCCAGTCCCTGAGCCTCTCTGACTTAACAATTCATTTGAA
This genomic stretch from Carassius gibelio isolate Cgi1373 ecotype wild population from Czech Republic chromosome B6, carGib1.2-hapl.c, whole genome shotgun sequence harbors:
- the LOC127959778 gene encoding ubiquitin-protein ligase E3A-like; amino-acid sequence: MKRAAAKHLIERYYHQLTEGCGNEACTNEACGSSPGFQRMDNNAAAIKALELYKNNAKLCDPHPSKKGASSAFPENSAKGAHNFSACSNGKMNHKDLQPAREDFRDLNNLTEEKVYEILSLCSETEDYSPLIRVIGRVFSSAESLVQSFRKANQHTKEELKSLQAKDEDKDEDEKETASGSSTAMEVEPEASASSGDGPSHEENNVQKFGPVEVSVDIDAVRRVYDRLLSNEKIEAAFLNALVYLSPNVECDLTYHNVYAADPNYLNVFIIVMENSNLHSPEYLEIALPQFCKAMSKLPLPALAKLALLWSQYGADQIRRLLETFQQLITYTVISNEFSSDNLVNEDDGVVAATKCLKIVYYANVLGGDLDMGHNEEEDDEPIPESSELTLQELLGEERRNKKGPRVDPLETELGIRASDCRKPLIPYEEFINEPLNEVLEMDKDYTFFKVETESKFSFMTCPFILNAVTKNLGLYYDNRIRMYSERRITALYSLVQGQQLNPYLRLKVRRDHVIDDALVRLEMIAMENPADLKKQLYVEFEGEQGVDEGGVSKEFFQLVVEEIFNPDIGMFTYDEITKLFWFNPSSFETEGQFTLIGIVLGLAIYNNCILDVHFPMVVYRKLMGKKGTFRDLSDSHPVLYQSLKDLLEYEGNVEEDMMITFQISQTDLFGNPLMYDLKEGGDKIPVTNENRKDFVALYAEYMLNKSVEKQFKAFRRGFHMVTNESPLKYLFRSEEIELLICGSRNLDFQALEDSTEYDGGYNKDSHIIKDFWETVHSFGQEQKRLFLQFTTGTDRAPVGGLGKLKMIIAKNGPDSDRLPTSHTCFNVLLLPEYSTKEKLRERLLKAITYAKGFGML